A stretch of the Neodiprion lecontei isolate iyNeoLeco1 chromosome 4, iyNeoLeco1.1, whole genome shotgun sequence genome encodes the following:
- the LOC107218741 gene encoding cell cycle checkpoint protein RAD17 isoform X1, whose translation MSGSKNLQKNKGSRMSWSFDCDVSERDVVTPAKRPKIETEVPSLDRVSRTIDIYDKKTHINSLPALLKACEPQEASELSISRQKQREIYDWLEYKTIKSKPCALILSGPSGCGKTVSFKLLAKEKEFECVEWITPADQGADENNRFTRQGDKFQDFMVRTTRYGSLFEDCCRRLLLVKDFPNVYFNDKDAFHTLLEQYFGTGKEPVVFICTDSGGMGALQTLFPPNVREKFGICHISINPVTQAVTKNILKRVSLVFNTRASHMVHVSQHIVEEILSNNIGDIRSTVINLIFASLKVPNRQIDCEGRGRGESLSLLHAIGRVTNPKRLVEGNSWKFVHDPDEIAYFFQTQPSTFARFLHENHLNTTRGIEEATAATDILSISDCLISDWRDSHLGRLGLSFCIRGIMITNNDPVPGWNPVRKPRNDEKICRDLASTETLWYKSLISPKLALTITFKGLGN comes from the exons ATGTCCGGTTCAAAG AATTTACAGAAGAATAAAGGTAGTCGGATGTCATGGTCCTTTGACTGTGACGTGAGTGAGCGAGATGTGGTGACACCTGCGAAGCGACCGAAAATAGAAACAGAAGTACCGTCCCTAGACCGAGTGTCACGAACGATTGATATTTATGACAAAAAAACACATATAAACAGCTTACCGGCTCTTCTCAAAGCTTGCGAACCTCAAGAAGCCTCAGAGTTATCTATTAGCCGACAAAAACAAAGAGAAATATACGATTGGTTGGAATATAAAACTATCAAGAGCAAGCCATGCGCTTTGATTCTCTCTGGTCCTTCGGGTTGTGGAAAAACCGTTAGCTTTAAACTACTTGCCAAAGAGAAGGAGTTTGAATGTGTCGAATGGATCACACCGGCTGATCAAGGCGCGGATGAAAATA ATAGATTCACGAGGCAAGGAGacaaatttcaagattttatgGTCAGAACTACAAGATACGGTTCTCTCTTTGAAGATTGTTGCAGACGCCTACTACTCGTTAAGGATTTTCCAAATGTTTACTTCAACGATAAAGATGCCTTTCACACACTCCTCGA gCAATACTTTGGGACGGGCAAAGAACCAGTTGTATTTATTTGCACTGATTCAGGGGGCATGGGAGCGCTGCAAACCTTATTTCCACCAAATGTCAGGGAAAAATTTGGTATTTGTCATATCAG CATAAATCCAGTCACACAAGCGGTCACGAAGAATATTTTGAAGAGAGTTTCACTAGTCTTTAACACCAGAGCCTCTCACATGGTACACGTGTCTCAACATATCGTAGAAGAAATATTATCCAACAATATCGGAGATATTAGGAGCACTGTTATTAACCTCATATTCGCTTCTCTGAAAG TACCTAATAGACAAATCGATTGCGAAGGAAGAGGTCGTGGAGAATCTTTAAGCCTACTTCATGCCATCGGTCGAGTAACTAATCCCAAAC gTCTAGTCGAAGGAAATTCATGGAAGTTTGTACATGACCCAGATGAAATTGCGTACTTCTTTCAAACTCAACCATCTACGTTCGCGCGGTTTTTACatgaaaatcatttgaatACCACAAGAGGAATCGAAGAAGCTACTGCAGCCACTGATATACTTAGCATTTCAGATTGTCTTATATCTGATTGGAGG gacTCGCATTTGGGCAGACTTGGACTCTCGTTTTGTATCCGTGGAATAATGATTACCAACAATGATCCTGTGCCGGGTTGGAATCCAGTAAGAAAACCACGTAATGACGAAAAAAT CTGCAGGGATCTCGCATCCACTGAAACCCTCTGGTACAAATCGCTGATCAGCCCTAAATTAGCCTTGACAATAACATTCAAGGGGCTTGGAAATTAA
- the LOC107218741 gene encoding cell cycle checkpoint protein RAD17 isoform X2, whose product MSWSFDCDVSERDVVTPAKRPKIETEVPSLDRVSRTIDIYDKKTHINSLPALLKACEPQEASELSISRQKQREIYDWLEYKTIKSKPCALILSGPSGCGKTVSFKLLAKEKEFECVEWITPADQGADENNRFTRQGDKFQDFMVRTTRYGSLFEDCCRRLLLVKDFPNVYFNDKDAFHTLLEQYFGTGKEPVVFICTDSGGMGALQTLFPPNVREKFGICHISINPVTQAVTKNILKRVSLVFNTRASHMVHVSQHIVEEILSNNIGDIRSTVINLIFASLKVPNRQIDCEGRGRGESLSLLHAIGRVTNPKRLVEGNSWKFVHDPDEIAYFFQTQPSTFARFLHENHLNTTRGIEEATAATDILSISDCLISDWRDSHLGRLGLSFCIRGIMITNNDPVPGWNPVRKPRNDEKICRDLASTETLWYKSLISPKLALTITFKGLGN is encoded by the exons ATGTCATGGTCCTTTGACTGTGACGTGAGTGAGCGAGATGTGGTGACACCTGCGAAGCGACCGAAAATAGAAACAGAAGTACCGTCCCTAGACCGAGTGTCACGAACGATTGATATTTATGACAAAAAAACACATATAAACAGCTTACCGGCTCTTCTCAAAGCTTGCGAACCTCAAGAAGCCTCAGAGTTATCTATTAGCCGACAAAAACAAAGAGAAATATACGATTGGTTGGAATATAAAACTATCAAGAGCAAGCCATGCGCTTTGATTCTCTCTGGTCCTTCGGGTTGTGGAAAAACCGTTAGCTTTAAACTACTTGCCAAAGAGAAGGAGTTTGAATGTGTCGAATGGATCACACCGGCTGATCAAGGCGCGGATGAAAATA ATAGATTCACGAGGCAAGGAGacaaatttcaagattttatgGTCAGAACTACAAGATACGGTTCTCTCTTTGAAGATTGTTGCAGACGCCTACTACTCGTTAAGGATTTTCCAAATGTTTACTTCAACGATAAAGATGCCTTTCACACACTCCTCGA gCAATACTTTGGGACGGGCAAAGAACCAGTTGTATTTATTTGCACTGATTCAGGGGGCATGGGAGCGCTGCAAACCTTATTTCCACCAAATGTCAGGGAAAAATTTGGTATTTGTCATATCAG CATAAATCCAGTCACACAAGCGGTCACGAAGAATATTTTGAAGAGAGTTTCACTAGTCTTTAACACCAGAGCCTCTCACATGGTACACGTGTCTCAACATATCGTAGAAGAAATATTATCCAACAATATCGGAGATATTAGGAGCACTGTTATTAACCTCATATTCGCTTCTCTGAAAG TACCTAATAGACAAATCGATTGCGAAGGAAGAGGTCGTGGAGAATCTTTAAGCCTACTTCATGCCATCGGTCGAGTAACTAATCCCAAAC gTCTAGTCGAAGGAAATTCATGGAAGTTTGTACATGACCCAGATGAAATTGCGTACTTCTTTCAAACTCAACCATCTACGTTCGCGCGGTTTTTACatgaaaatcatttgaatACCACAAGAGGAATCGAAGAAGCTACTGCAGCCACTGATATACTTAGCATTTCAGATTGTCTTATATCTGATTGGAGG gacTCGCATTTGGGCAGACTTGGACTCTCGTTTTGTATCCGTGGAATAATGATTACCAACAATGATCCTGTGCCGGGTTGGAATCCAGTAAGAAAACCACGTAATGACGAAAAAAT CTGCAGGGATCTCGCATCCACTGAAACCCTCTGGTACAAATCGCTGATCAGCCCTAAATTAGCCTTGACAATAACATTCAAGGGGCTTGGAAATTAA
- the LOC107218740 gene encoding U4/U6 small nuclear ribonucleoprotein Prp31 yields the protein MSLADELLADLEENDDADKFMEEAEPEFIPPAAVAKTIEEEVKVASVRELAKLRDSPQLQKVVSLIDSYGKIPRKSADIVGPVESDPEYQLIVEANNIAVDIDDEIAIIHRFTRDKYSKRFPELESLVVGPLEYVMTVCELGNDLDRAKNNEKLQQFLTQATIMVVSVTASTTQGQLMTEEEKEAICEACNMAVELNNCKLKIFEYVESRMAFIAPNLSIIVGASTAAKIMGIAGGLTKLSKMPACNLLVLGSQKKMLSGFSQVAALPHAGFIYYSDIVQDTPPDLRRKAARLVATKSMLAARVDACHESTDGHIGQALRDEIEKKLDKLQEPPPVKFIKPLPKPIDPGRKKRGGKRVRKMKERYAITEFRKHANRMNFADIENDAYQEDLGYSRGTIGKTGTGRIRLPQIDEKTKVRISKTLQKNLQKQQQWGGSTTVKKQVSGTASSVAFTPLQGLEIVNPQAAEKRVNEANAKYFSNTAGFLKIKKS from the exons ATGTCTTTGGCTGACGAGCTGCTGGCCGATTTGGAGGAAAACGATGACGCGGACAAGTTTATGGAAGAGGCTGAGCCGGAATTTATTCCACCTGCAGCCGTTGCTAAGACGATTGAAGAAG AGGTCAAAGTTGCTTCCGTTCGAGAACTCGCAAAATTGCGCGACTCTCCGCAGCTCCAGAAAGTCGTTTCTCTCATAGACAGCTATGGCAAAATACCAAGAAAGTCAGCCGACATCGTAGGTCCGGTTGAATCCGACCCTGAGTATCAGCTCATCGTCGAGGCAAACAATATTGCCGTCGATATCGACGATGAAATTG CAATCATTCATAGATTTACAAGGGATAAGTACTCCAAAAGATTTCCTGAGCTGGAGTCGCTGGTAGTTGGTCCATTGGAGTATGTCATGACAGTTTGTGAATTAGGGAATGATTTGGATCGAGCTAAGAACAATGAGAAGCTGCAGCAGTTCTTAACGCAAGCTACTATCATGGTGGTGTCGGTGACTGCATCTACTACTCAAGG CCAACTTATGActgaagaggaaaaagaggCAATTTGTGAAGCCTGCAATATGGCCGTAGAACTGAATAATTGCAAGctgaaaatattcgaatatGTTGAAAGCAGAATGGCCTTCATAGCACCGAACCTTTCTATAATCGTTGGAGCTTCGACGGCGGCAAAAATCATGG GGATTGCTGGCGGTTTGACAAAGCTATCTAAAATGCCAGCTTGCAATCTTCTGGTTTTGGGctcccaaaaaaaaatgctttctGGATTTTCCCAGGTGGCTGCCCTCCCCCATGccggatttatttattattctgaCATAGTGCAGGACACACCGCCT GACTTGCGGCGAAAGGCAGCGAGGCTTGTCGCCACAAAGAGTATGCTGGCTGCGCGAGTCGATGCTTGTCACGAGAGTACGGATGGTCACATTGGCCAGGCACTGAGGgacgaaatagaaaaaaaattggataagCTGCAAGAACCCCCGCCagtaaaattcataaaaccTCTTCCAAAACCGATCGACCCTGGTCGAAAGAAGCGAGGCGGTAAACGTGTACGGAAAATGAAGGAACGATATGCGATCACAGAATTTCGAAAGCACGCGAACCGGATGAACTTCGCCGAC ATTGAGAATGACGCTTATCAAGAGGACTTGGGTTACTCCAGAGGGACTATTGGCAAAACGGGAACAGGCCGTATCAGACTACCTCAAATTGATGAAAAGACGAAGGTGCGGATATCGAAAACTCTCCAAAAAAACTTGCAGAAGCAGCAGCAATGGGGCGGCAGTACGACAGTCAAAAAGCAGGTTTCCGGTACCGCGTCGAGCGTTGCCTTCACCCCGCTACAG GGTCTGGAAATCGTGAATCCTCAAGCAGCAGAGAAGAGAGTCAACGAGGCGAATGCAAAGTACTTTTCAAACACTGCAGGTTTcctcaaaataaaaaagtcaTAG